One Acanthochromis polyacanthus isolate Apoly-LR-REF ecotype Palm Island chromosome 6, KAUST_Apoly_ChrSc, whole genome shotgun sequence DNA segment encodes these proteins:
- the LOC127534566 gene encoding mucin-19-like isoform X34 produces MLTQTAAGQTPAGQTSALAGQTSAGQTSAGQTSADQTSAGQTPAGQTPAGQTPAGQTSAGQTSAGQTSAGQTSADQTSAGQTPAGQTPAGQTSAGQTSAGQTPAGQTPAGQTPAGQTPAGQTSAGQTSAGQTSAGHTSAGQTSTGQTPAGQTPAGQTSAGQTSAGQTPAGQTSAGQTSAGQTPAGQTSAGQKSAGQTPAGQTSAGQTSAGQISASAGQTSAGQTSAGQTPAGQTPAGQTSAGQTSAGQTSAGQTSTGQTSAGQTPAGQTPAGQTPAGQTSAGQTSAGQTPAGQTPAGQTSAGQTSAGQTSAGQTPAGQTPAGQTPAGQTSTGQTSAGQTSAGQTPAGQTPAGQTSAGQTPAGQTSAGQTSAGQTSAGQPSTSAGQTSVGHTSASAGQTSASAGQTSASAGQTSASAGQTSAGQTSEGQTSASAGQTSAGQTSAGQTSADQTSAGQTSAGQTSAGQTSAGQTSAGQTSAGQTSAGQTSAGQTSAGQTSASAGQTSAGQTWAGQTSASAGQTSAGQPSTSAGQTSVGHTSASAGQTSASAGQTSAGQTSEGQTSASAGQTSAGQTSEGQTSAGQTLAGQTSAGQTSVGQTSAGQTSAGQTSAGQTSAGQTSAGQTLAGQTSTGQTSVGQTSAGQTSAGQTSAGQPSTSAGQTSAGQTPAGQTSAGQTSAGQTSAGQTSASAGQTSASAGQTSAGQTSAGQTPAGQTSAGQTSAPAGQTSSDQTSAGQTSAGQTSASAGQTSASAGQTSASEGQTSASAGQTSASAGQTSASAGQTSAGQTSAGQTSADQTSAGQTSAGQTSAGQTSASAGQTSAGQTSAGQTSAGQTSAGQTSASAGQTSAGQTSAD; encoded by the exons ATGCTAACACAGACTGCAGCAGGTCAAACaccggcaggtcaaacatcagcattggcaggtcagacatcggcaggtcaaacatcggcAGGTCAGACATCAGCAGATcaaacatcggcaggtcaaacaccggcaggtcaaacaccggcaggtcaaacaccggcaggtcagacatcggcaggtcagacatcggcaggtcaaacatcggcAGGTCAGACATCAGCAGATcaaacatcggcaggtcaaacaccggcaggtcaaacaccggcaggtcagacatcggcaggtcagacatcggcaggtcagacaccggcaggtcaaacaccggcaggtcagacaccggcaggtcagacaccggcaggtcagacatcggcaggtcagacatcggCTGGTCAAACATCGGCGGGTCACACATCGGCGGGTCAGACATCGACTGGTCAGACACCGGCTGGTCAGACACcggcaggtcagacatcggcaggtcagacatcggcaggtcagacaccggcaggtcagacatcggcaggtcagacatcggcaggtcagacaccggcaggtcagacatcggcaggtcaaaaatcggcaggtcaaacaccggcaggtcagacatcggCGGGTCAAACATCGGCGGGTCAAATATCAGCATcggcaggtcagacatcggcaggtcagacatcggcaggtcagacaccggcaggtcaaacaccggcaggtcagacatcggcaggtcaaacatcggcTGGTCAAACATCGGCGGGTCAAACATCGACTGGTcaaacatcggcaggtcaaacaccggcaggtcagacaccggcaggtcaaacaccggcaggtcaaacatcggcaggtcagacatcggCTGGTCAGACACCGGCTGGTCAGACACcggcaggtcagacatcggcaggtcagacatcggcaggtcagacatcggCAGGTCAGACACCGGCAGGTCAAACACCGGCAGGTCAAACACCGGCAGGTCAGACATCGACTGGTcaaacatcggcaggtcaaacatcggcaggtcagacaccggcaggtcaaacaccggcaggtcagacatcggcaggtcaaacaccggcaggtcaaacatcggcGGGTCAAACATCGGCTGGTcaaacatcggcaggtcaaCCATcaacatcggcaggtcaaacatcggTGGGTCATACATCagcatcggcaggtcaaacatcagcatcggcaggtcaaacatcagcatcggcag GTCAAACATCagcatcggcaggtcaaacatcggcGGGTCAAACATCGGAAG gtcaaacatcagcatcggcaggtcaaacatcggcaggtcaaacatccGCAGGTCAGACATCGGCAGATCAGACATCGGCGGGTcaaacatcggcaggtcaaacatcggcaggtcagacatcggcaggtcaaacatcggcaggtcagacatcggcaggtcaaacatcggcaggtcagacatcggcaggtcaaacatcggcaggtcaaacatcagcatcggcaggtcagacatcggcaggtcaaacatgggcaggtcaaacatcagcatcggctggtcaaacatcggcaggtcaaCCATcaacatcggcaggtcaaacatcggTGGGTCATACATCagcatcggcaggtcaaacatcagcatcggcaggtcaaacatcggcGGGTCAAACATCGGAAGGTCAAACATCagcatcggcaggtcaaacatcggcGGGCCAAACATCGGAAGGTCAAACATCAGCAGGTCAAACACTGGCAGGTCAGACATCGGCGGGTCAAACATCGGTGGGTCAAACATcggcaggtcagacatcggcaggtcaaacatcggcaggtcagacatcggcaggtcaaacatcggcaggtcaaacactGGCAGGTCAGACATCGACGGGTCAAACATCGGTGGGTCAAACATCGGCTGGTcaaacatcggcaggtcaaacatcggcaggtcaaCCATcaacatcggcaggtcaaacatcagCAGGTCAAACACcggcaggtcagacatcggCGGGTCAAACATCGGCGGGTCAAACATCGGCTGGTCAAACATCagcatcggcaggtcaaacatcagcatcggcaggtcaaacatcggcaggtcaaacatcggcaggtcaaacaccggcaggtcaaacatcggcTGGTCAAACATCAGCaccggcaggtcaaacatcgtCAGATcaaacatcggcaggtcaaacatcggcgggtcaaacatcagcatcggcaggtcaaacatcagcatcggctggtcaaacatcagcatcggaaggtcaaacatcagcatcggcaggtcaaacatcagcatcggcaggtcaaacatcagcatcggcaggtcaaacatcggcaggtcaaacatcggcaggtcagacatcggCAGATCAGACATCGGCGGGTcaaacatcggcaggtcaaacatcggcaggtcaaacatcagcatcggcaggtcaaacatcggcaggtcagacatcggcaggtcagacatcggcaggtcaaacatcggcaggtcaaacatcagcatcggcaggtcaaacatcggcaggtcaaacatcagCAGATTAG
- the LOC127534566 gene encoding mucin-19-like isoform X16 gives MLTQTAAGQTPAGQTSALAGQTSAGQTSAGQTSADQTSAGQTPAGQTPAGQTPAGQTSAGQTSAGQTSAGQTSADQTSAGQTPAGQTPAGQTSAGQTSAGQTPAGQTPAGQTPAGQTPAGQTSAGQTSAGQTSAGHTSAGQTSTGQTPAGQTPAGQTSAGQTSAGQTPAGQTSAGQTSAGQTPAGQTSAGQKSAGQTPAGQTSAGQTSAGQISASAGQTSAGQTSAGQTPAGQTPAGQTSAGQTSAGQTSAGQTSTGQTSAGQTPAGQTPAGQTPAGQTSAGQTSAGQTPAGQTPAGQTSAGQTSAGQTSAGQTPAGQTPAGQTPAGQTSTGQTSAGQTSAGQTPAGQTPAGQTSAGQTPAGQTSAGQTSAGQTSAGQPSTSAGQTSAGQTSAGQTSAGQPSTSAGQTSVGHTSASAGQTSTSAGQTSASAGQTSASAGQTSASAGQTSAGQTSEGQTSASAGQTSAGQTSEGQTSAGQTLAGQTSAGQTSVGQTSAGQTSAGQTSAGQTSAGQTSAGQTLAGQTSAGQTSAGQPSTSAGQTSAGQTPAGQTSAGQTSAGQTSAGQTSASAGQTSASAGQTSAGQTSAGQTPAGQTSAGQTSAPAGQTSSDQTSAGQTSAGQTSASAGQTSASAGQTSASEGQTSASAGQTSAGQTSAGQTSADQTSAGQTSAGQTSAGQTSAGQTSAGQTSAGQTSAGQTSAGQTSAGQTSASAGQTSAGQTWAGQTSASAGQTSAGQPSTSAGQTSVGHTSASAGQTSASAGQTSAGQTSEGQTSASAGQTSAGQTSEGQTSAGQTLAGQTSAGQTSVGQTSAGQTSAGQTSAGQTSAGQTSAGQTLAGQTSTGQTSVGQTSAGQTSAGQTSAGQPSTSAGQTSAGQTPAGQTSAGQTSAGQTSAGQTSASAGQTSASAGQTSAGQTSAGQTPAGQTSAGQTSAPAGQTSSDQTSAGQTSAGQTSASAGQTSASAGQTSASEGQTSASAGQTSASAGQTSASAGQTSAGQTSAGQTSADQTSAGQTSAGQTSAGQTSASAGQTSAGQTSAGQTSAGQTSAGQTSASAGQTSAGQTSAD, from the exons ATGCTAACACAGACTGCAGCAGGTCAAACaccggcaggtcaaacatcagcattggcaggtcagacatcggcaggtcaaacatcggcAGGTCAGACATCAGCAGATcaaacatcggcaggtcaaacaccggcaggtcaaacaccggcaggtcaaacaccggcaggtcagacatcggcaggtcagacatcggcaggtcaaacatcggcAGGTCAGACATCAGCAGATcaaacatcggcaggtcaaacaccggcaggtcaaacaccggcaggtcagacatcggcaggtcagacatcggcaggtcagacaccggcaggtcaaacaccggcaggtcagacaccggcaggtcagacaccggcaggtcagacatcggcaggtcagacatcggCTGGTCAAACATCGGCGGGTCACACATCGGCGGGTCAGACATCGACTGGTCAGACACCGGCTGGTCAGACACcggcaggtcagacatcggcaggtcagacatcggcaggtcagacaccggcaggtcagacatcggcaggtcagacatcggcaggtcagacaccggcaggtcagacatcggcaggtcaaaaatcggcaggtcaaacaccggcaggtcagacatcggCGGGTCAAACATCGGCGGGTCAAATATCAGCATcggcaggtcagacatcggcaggtcagacatcggcaggtcagacaccggcaggtcaaacaccggcaggtcagacatcggcaggtcaaacatcggcTGGTCAAACATCGGCGGGTCAAACATCGACTGGTcaaacatcggcaggtcaaacaccggcaggtcagacaccggcaggtcaaacaccggcaggtcaaacatcggcaggtcagacatcggCTGGTCAGACACCGGCTGGTCAGACACcggcaggtcagacatcggcaggtcagacatcggcaggtcagacatcggCAGGTCAGACACCGGCAGGTCAAACACCGGCAGGTCAAACACCGGCAGGTCAGACATCGACTGGTcaaacatcggcaggtcaaacatcggcaggtcagacaccggcaggtcaaacaccggcaggtcagacatcggcaggtcaaacaccggcaggtcaaacatcggcGGGTCAAACATCGGCTGGTcaaacatcggcaggtcaaCCATcaacatcggcag gtcaaacatcggcGGGTCAAACATCGGCTGGTcaaacatcggcaggtcaaCCATcaacatcggcaggtcaaacatcggTGGGTCATACATCagcatcggcaggtcaaacatcaacatcggcaggtcaaacatcagcatcggcaggtcaaacatcagcatcggcaggtcaaacatcagcatcggcaggtcaaacatcggcGGGTCAAACATCGGAAGGTCAAACATCagcatcggcaggtcaaacatcggcGGGTCAAACATCGGAAGGTCAAACATCAGCAGGTCAAACACTGGCAGGTCAGACATCGGCGGGTCAAACATCGGTGGGTCAAACATcggcaggtcagacatcggcaggtcaaacatcggcaggtcagacatcggcaggtcaaacatcggcaggtcaaacactggcaggtcagacatcggcgggtcaaacatcggcaggtcaaCCATcaacatcggcaggtcaaacatcagCAGGTCAAACACcggcaggtcagacatcggCGGGTCAAACATCGGCGGGTCAAACATCGGCTGGTCAAACATCagcatcggcaggtcaaacatcagcatcggcaggtcaaacatcggcaggtcaaacatcggcaggtcaaacaccggcaggtcaaacatcggcTGGTCAAACATCAGCaccggcaggtcaaacatcgtCAGATcaaacatcggcaggtcaaacatcggcgggtcaaacatcagcatcggcaggtcaaacatcagcatcggctggtcaaacatcagcatcggaaggtcaaacatcagcatcggcaggtcaaacatcggcaggtcaaacatccGCAGGTCAGACATCGGCAGATCAGACATCGGCGGGTcaaacatcggcaggtcaaacatcggcaggtcagacatcggcaggtcaaacatcggcaggtcagacatcggcaggtcaaacatcggcaggtcagacatcggcaggtcaaacatcggcaggtcaaacatcagcatcggcaggtcagacatcggcaggtcaaacatgggcaggtcaaacatcagcatcggctggtcaaacatcggcaggtcaaCCATcaacatcggcaggtcaaacatcggTGGGTCATACATCagcatcggcaggtcaaacatcagcatcggcaggtcaaacatcggcGGGTCAAACATCGGAAGGTCAAACATCagcatcggcaggtcaaacatcggcGGGCCAAACATCGGAAGGTCAAACATCAGCAGGTCAAACACTGGCAGGTCAGACATCGGCGGGTCAAACATCGGTGGGTCAAACATcggcaggtcagacatcggcaggtcaaacatcggcaggtcagacatcggcaggtcaaacatcggcaggtcaaacactGGCAGGTCAGACATCGACGGGTCAAACATCGGTGGGTCAAACATCGGCTGGTcaaacatcggcaggtcaaacatcggcaggtcaaCCATcaacatcggcaggtcaaacatcagCAGGTCAAACACcggcaggtcagacatcggCGGGTCAAACATCGGCGGGTCAAACATCGGCTGGTCAAACATCagcatcggcaggtcaaacatcagcatcggcaggtcaaacatcggcaggtcaaacatcggcaggtcaaacaccggcaggtcaaacatcggcTGGTCAAACATCAGCaccggcaggtcaaacatcgtCAGATcaaacatcggcaggtcaaacatcggcgggtcaaacatcagcatcggcaggtcaaacatcagcatcggctggtcaaacatcagcatcggaaggtcaaacatcagcatcggcaggtcaaacatcagcatcggcaggtcaaacatcagcatcggcaggtcaaacatcggcaggtcaaacatcggcaggtcagacatcggCAGATCAGACATCGGCGGGTcaaacatcggcaggtcaaacatcggcaggtcaaacatcagcatcggcaggtcaaacatcggcaggtcagacatcggcaggtcagacatcggcaggtcaaacatcggcaggtcaaacatcagcatcggcaggtcaaacatcggcaggtcaaacatcagCAGATTAG
- the LOC127534566 gene encoding mucin-19-like isoform X3 → MLTQTAAGQTPAGQTSALAGQTSAGQTSAGQTSADQTSAGQTPAGQTPAGQTPAGQTSAGQTSAGQTSAGQTSADQTSAGQTPAGQTPAGQTSAGQTSAGQTPAGQTPAGQTPAGQTPAGQTSAGQTSAGQTSAGHTSAGQTSTGQTPAGQTPAGQTSAGQTSAGQTPAGQTSAGQTSAGQTPAGQTSAGQKSAGQTPAGQTSAGQTSAGQISASAGQTSAGQTSAGQTPAGQTPAGQTSAGQTSAGQTSAGQTSTGQTSAGQTPAGQTPAGQTPAGQTSAGQTSAGQTPAGQTPAGQTSAGQTSAGQTSAGQTPAGQTPAGQTPAGQTSTGQTSAGQTSAGQTPAGQTPAGQTSAGQTPAGQTSAGQTSAGQTSAGQPSTSAGQTSAGQTSAGQTSAGQPSTSAGQTSVGHTSASAGQTSASAGQTSASAGQTSAGQTSEGQTSASAGQTSAGQTSEGQTSAGQTLAGQTSAGQTSVGQTSAGQTSAGQTSAGQPSTSAGQTSAGQTPAGQTSAGQTSAGQTSAGQTSAGQTPAGQTPAGQTSAGQTPAGQTSAGQTSAGQTSAGQPSTSAGQTSVGHTSASAGQTSTSAGQTSASAGQTSASAGQTSASAGQTSAGQTSEGQTSASAGQTSAGQTSEGQTSAGQTLAGQTSAGQTSVGQTSAGQTSAGQTSAGQTSAGQTSAGQTLAGQTSAGQTSAGQPSTSAGQTSAGQTPAGQTSAGQTSAGQTSAGQTSASAGQTSASAGQTSAGQTSAGQTPAGQTSAGQTSAPAGQTSSDQTSAGQTSAGQTSASAGQTSASAGQTSASEGQTSASAGQTSAGQTSAGQTSADQTSAGQTSAGQTSAGQTSAGQTSAGQTSAGQTSAGQTSAGQTSAGQTSASAGQTSAGQTWAGQTSASAGQTSAGQPSTSAGQTSVGHTSASAGQTSASAGQTSAGQTSEGQTSASAGQTSAGQTSEGQTSAGQTLAGQTSAGQTSVGQTSAGQTSAGQTSAGQTSAGQTSAGQTLAGQTSTGQTSVGQTSAGQTSAGQTSAGQPSTSAGQTSAGQTPAGQTSAGQTSAGQTSAGQTSASAGQTSASAGQTSAGQTSAGQTPAGQTSAGQTSAPAGQTSSDQTSAGQTSAGQTSASAGQTSASAGQTSASEGQTSASAGQTSASAGQTSASAGQTSAGQTSAGQTSADQTSAGQTSAGQTSAGQTSASAGQTSAGQTSAGQTSAGQTSAGQTSASAGQTSAGQTSAD, encoded by the exons ATGCTAACACAGACTGCAGCAGGTCAAACaccggcaggtcaaacatcagcattggcaggtcagacatcggcaggtcaaacatcggcAGGTCAGACATCAGCAGATcaaacatcggcaggtcaaacaccggcaggtcaaacaccggcaggtcaaacaccggcaggtcagacatcggcaggtcagacatcggcaggtcaaacatcggcAGGTCAGACATCAGCAGATcaaacatcggcaggtcaaacaccggcaggtcaaacaccggcaggtcagacatcggcaggtcagacatcggcaggtcagacaccggcaggtcaaacaccggcaggtcagacaccggcaggtcagacaccggcaggtcagacatcggcaggtcagacatcggCTGGTCAAACATCGGCGGGTCACACATCGGCGGGTCAGACATCGACTGGTCAGACACCGGCTGGTCAGACACcggcaggtcagacatcggcaggtcagacatcggcaggtcagacaccggcaggtcagacatcggcaggtcagacatcggcaggtcagacaccggcaggtcagacatcggcaggtcaaaaatcggcaggtcaaacaccggcaggtcagacatcggCGGGTCAAACATCGGCGGGTCAAATATCAGCATcggcaggtcagacatcggcaggtcagacatcggcaggtcagacaccggcaggtcaaacaccggcaggtcagacatcggcaggtcaaacatcggcTGGTCAAACATCGGCGGGTCAAACATCGACTGGTcaaacatcggcaggtcaaacaccggcaggtcagacaccggcaggtcaaacaccggcaggtcaaacatcggcaggtcagacatcggCTGGTCAGACACCGGCTGGTCAGACACcggcaggtcagacatcggcaggtcagacatcggcaggtcagacatcggCAGGTCAGACACCGGCAGGTCAAACACCGGCAGGTCAAACACCGGCAGGTCAGACATCGACTGGTcaaacatcggcaggtcaaacatcggcaggtcagacaccggcaggtcaaacaccggcaggtcagacatcggcaggtcaaacaccggcaggtcaaacatcggcGGGTCAAACATCGGCTGGTcaaacatcggcaggtcaaCCATcaacatcggcag gtcaaacatcggcGGGTCAAACATCGGCTGGTcaaacatcggcaggtcaaCCATcaacatcggcaggtcaaacatcggTGGGTCATACATCagcatcggcaggtcaaacatcagcatcggcaggtcaaacatcagcatcggcaggtcaaacatcggcGGGTCAAACATCGGAAGGTCAAACATCagcatcggcaggtcaaacatcggcGGGTCAAACATCGGAAGGTCAAACATCAGCAGGTCAAACACTggcag GTCAGACATCGGCGGGTCAAACATCGGTGGGTCAAACATCGGCTGGTcaaacatcggcaggtcaaacatcggcaggtcaaCCATcaacatcggcaggtcaaacatcagCAGGTCAAACACcggcaggtcagacatcggCGGGTCAAACATCGGCGGGTcaaacatcggcaggtcaaacatcggcaggtcagacaccggcaggtcaaacaccggcaggtcagacatcggcaggtcaaacaccggcaggtcaaacatcggcGGGTCAAACATCGGCTGGTcaaacatcggcaggtcaaCCATcaacatcggcaggtcaaacatcggTGGGTCATACATCagcatcggcaggtcaaacatcaacatcggcaggtcaaacatcagcatcggcaggtcaaacatcagcatcggcaggtcaaacatcagcatcggcaggtcaaacatcggcGGGTCAAACATCGGAAGGTCAAACATCagcatcggcaggtcaaacatcggcGGGTCAAACATCGGAAGGTCAAACATCAGCAGGTCAAACACTGGCAGGTCAGACATCGGCGGGTCAAACATCGGTGGGTCAAACATcggcaggtcagacatcggcaggtcaaacatcggcaggtcagacatcggcaggtcaaacatcggcaggtcaaacactggcaggtcagacatcggcgggtcaaacatcggcaggtcaaCCATcaacatcggcaggtcaaacatcagCAGGTCAAACACcggcaggtcagacatcggCGGGTCAAACATCGGCGGGTCAAACATCGGCTGGTCAAACATCagcatcggcaggtcaaacatcagcatcggcaggtcaaacatcggcaggtcaaacatcggcaggtcaaacaccggcaggtcaaacatcggcTGGTCAAACATCAGCaccggcaggtcaaacatcgtCAGATcaaacatcggcaggtcaaacatcggcgggtcaaacatcagcatcggcaggtcaaacatcagcatcggctggtcaaacatcagcatcggaaggtcaaacatcagcatcggcaggtcaaacatcggcaggtcaaacatccGCAGGTCAGACATCGGCAGATCAGACATCGGCGGGTcaaacatcggcaggtcaaacatcggcaggtcagacatcggcaggtcaaacatcggcaggtcagacatcggcaggtcaaacatcggcaggtcagacatcggcaggtcaaacatcggcaggtcaaacatcagcatcggcaggtcagacatcggcaggtcaaacatgggcaggtcaaacatcagcatcggctggtcaaacatcggcaggtcaaCCATcaacatcggcaggtcaaacatcggTGGGTCATACATCagcatcggcaggtcaaacatcagcatcggcaggtcaaacatcggcGGGTCAAACATCGGAAGGTCAAACATCagcatcggcaggtcaaacatcggcGGGCCAAACATCGGAAGGTCAAACATCAGCAGGTCAAACACTGGCAGGTCAGACATCGGCGGGTCAAACATCGGTGGGTCAAACATcggcaggtcagacatcggcaggtcaaacatcggcaggtcagacatcggcaggtcaaacatcggcaggtcaaacactGGCAGGTCAGACATCGACGGGTCAAACATCGGTGGGTCAAACATCGGCTGGTcaaacatcggcaggtcaaacatcggcaggtcaaCCATcaacatcggcaggtcaaacatcagCAGGTCAAACACcggcaggtcagacatcggCGGGTCAAACATCGGCGGGTCAAACATCGGCTGGTCAAACATCagcatcggcaggtcaaacatcagcatcggcaggtcaaacatcggcaggtcaaacatcggcaggtcaaacaccggcaggtcaaacatcggcTGGTCAAACATCAGCaccggcaggtcaaacatcgtCAGATcaaacatcggcaggtcaaacatcggcgggtcaaacatcagcatcggcaggtcaaacatcagcatcggctggtcaaacatcagcatcggaaggtcaaacatcagcatcggcaggtcaaacatcagcatcggcaggtcaaacatcagcatcggcaggtcaaacatcggcaggtcaaacatcggcaggtcagacatcggCAGATCAGACATCGGCGGGTcaaacatcggcaggtcaaacatcggcaggtcaaacatcagcatcggcaggtcaaacatcggcaggtcagacatcggcaggtcagacatcggcaggtcaaacatcggcaggtcaaacatcagcatcggcaggtcaaacatcggcaggtcaaacatcagCAGATTAG